The Ptychodera flava strain L36383 chromosome 7, AS_Pfla_20210202, whole genome shotgun sequence DNA window GTGTCCGAGTCGGCGATTAGGATGAATTTGGAAGTTCAACTCACCGTATTCACTTGTTACTTGCATCTCAACGCAGTTTTCGTCACAGAAGAGGCCGCAGCTGTCGTTAGGCTCGCCGGGCTGCCAAAGATGAAAATCAAAAGGTGTGCCGTCGGTCCACTCCCAGTTTCCTTTCTGTTGGAAGGTGAAAAGGGATAATACAACAAAGTCtgtttaaaatgaaattcaatgttGTAAGATATGGTCGATTTATGGATAAATTGAACTGttcaaaagaatttttttcctAATCGCAAGGCACTAAGTTCTAGAAACGTAAAGTTTGTGACTCAGGAAAGCGAGTACTTATCTTACCTTCATTTTATCTCTTTCCTTTCTGTATGAACTTCATAAGTGTATCAATCAACTTAGATTAAATGTCTGTCCTACCCGCTTAAGTATCTTTCAGTCTGTATGTCTCTCTgaatgtccgtccgtccgtctgtctgcacgttagtatgtatgtatgtatgtatgtatgtatgtatgtatgtatgtatgtatgtatgtatgtatgtatgtatgtatgtatgtatgtatgtatgtatgtatgtatgtatgtatgtatgtatgtatgtatgtatgtatgtatgtatgtatgtatgtaatttctCTGTGTTCTTGGCTCCAATCTGTAAGTTTATCTACTGTTGTTTGCTTTTGACAAAATGCCTTCCAATCGTGCGCCCTCTGTGCTAACACCGACATGAATCTAAACCAGTCCTATGCTCAGAAATGATGAGCTCCACGAGTACAGACCTTG harbors:
- the LOC139136961 gene encoding C-type lectin lectoxin-Thr1-like isoform X2; its protein translation is MKKGNWEWTDGTPFDFHLWQPGEPNDSCGLFCDENCVEMQVTSEYADRWNDKDCTAKRRYMCKMPAVDPPLKGGN